The sequence below is a genomic window from Phoenix dactylifera cultivar Barhee BC4 chromosome 8, palm_55x_up_171113_PBpolish2nd_filt_p, whole genome shotgun sequence.
CAGGTAGAATGATTGTAGATAAGATGGCCTTGTCCAAATTCTATCTACCTGAGGCTTATACATAGTTTACAGCATGTCCCATTCCTCACTGATTGTCTGTGATAATTCATGGGTACTATAGTCCGATCTTAGGTGAACTTCTGATTAAGTGTATTCTTTCTGGATGCCTATTGTTCTCTTTCTCAAAATCAATTTTGTTAAGTGTATTCTTTCTGGATGCCTATTGTTTTCTTTCTCAAAATCAATTATGTTGCATCCCTTGAGTAGAGACATTAATAATTATCAGTGGGCTCTCGTACTACATCAAAGTTAGCGTATGCTCATGCCATAGCCATTTCACTTGATGCTCGTAACTCCCAGAGGCTTTATCGAGTGTGTAGTGTCAGTAGATTGCATGTGGTGCTCAGCAATCTAAATAAACTGATACACTATTACAAGTTTGTTTAATATACTGCAAGTACGTATTTATTTGTGATGGTACTAGAGTTAAAGCAGCTCTCCAGCTGAAAGAGGCGATGGCTTTCTCCCGCTGATTGTCTCACAGGGCCAATCACCTctttagagagaaaaaaaaagcaggAAAAAAAAGCTTGATGCCTTCTAATTATGATGGTGCTTGATAAACCCAATCTAACTTGCACGTCGTGAATcagatctctctcttttttttagcaTGGGTTGAGTCCTGTGGACTGCATTATAAAATTTACTATCTTAATATTAAGATGATCTGAAaactttcatatttattttaattttcccTAAGTTATTCGAGATGACTTGAGTCAAGCTAAAATAGCCAATAACATATATCTATTTATTAACCAATTGGCTTTTTAAATTTGACTCATTTATCTTATAGCCAGTAATCGTAGCATCTGGAGGTGCCTACAAGGCTAACCATATCTTTCATGGTCTATCTTAGTTTTGCATAATCCTACTATTGATTGAAAACTCCCAGGCAAATCtataaaagtttttcttttctttttgagaaagTACAGATTTATTATGGACTGACATTAGATTGGGAGTTGTGGAGTTACTAGTATATGGCTATCTTTATCACGCAAATGTTTTATTGGCGAGATGTTGTCTGTTACAATAGCCTATTCTGTAAATGTTTattgattatttatttttgctttttaaGCAATTTCTATAtttatcatattttctttttaaatttttgattgttcaaCCTCTAAATTTATCTGAGTTACGAAATGAACTAAAATTCATCTCCCGTGACTACTGCCGAAGCCACCCACCCAAGTACCTAGATGGGTCCCAGGAATTGCGTTGAAATATTCCAGAATAAAACATTTAAATAATCCAACCCCTAATCTTTTACTTGGTATGTCTAACCAGAGTTCTAATATCTGCTACAAAACCAATTCCCCCAACACCAATTACCGGTGCTCTAATTCTCCCTCCCCATCACATTAAATCCACCATATTATTCAGGAAAACACGAAAACAAATTAGCTTATACTCCACTTCTAGTTTCCGAGTTCCAACATATGTGGAAGCCAGTAGATTAGGAACATGGGCCAACGGTCGCGTGGAAATTTCGAGTCAGACCTCGTTTTGGTGTTGGTCGCAATCTCATACGGAATCATATAGACTGGTGGTTAAGCAGCAGCATCAGCCACCAAGGGACTAATAAACGCACCTGGAAGGCAAGGTTTTCAAAGATGGCCGATGTCTCCGGCCATCCCCAAGACCTGGCTTCCTAGGTTCACCCAAGCAGTAGTTGACTGAATTAAAGTGTGATCCCATTGTTGTGTCACAACATTAGAATTTCCGGAGCATGTCATTGTCACTAGTTAACTTTCATGTAATTTGAAAACAAGCATTTGGAAATTTTCTTTGGGAAGTTGGTGTAGAGATTACACTGACTTAAACCTACCAGTCTTCTTGGTCTTTGTAAACTATACACCAATTACTATAGAGATAACACCGACCCAAACTTACCAGTCTTCTCTCCCACTTTCTATCTTTCCTCAATTTCTAGAGTCTTTGGTCCAAAGCTCACCGTGGAATTACCTATTTTAACATGGGATTTAGCAGAGAGCTCAAACTTTGGCTTCACAAAGGAAGTCAATCAAGGTTCCTAGAATGATGGGATcacaggttaaaaaaaaaaattatgttctcAAACCTTTCTAGTCCGAACTCCGGGAGATCATCAATAATGGATATTAATATTAAGCGAACAACTTCATCTGCAAATCAAACCAAACTCATAATGATAATGCTACTGGAGAAGTATCTTAAAATTGACATGCATTGCTGTTCTTAGGTGCAAGATGGCCATGATAGGCGGCTTTCGATAACCTCACAGAAATTTCTTCTCTTGGAAACTCTTAATGCAGTCATCAAACATCTGGGGAAGAGTTTTGAATCGCGGAAACCCCAGTTCTCTTATCTTGGTGGTGTCCATGCTGTGTGGGTTGCTATTTCCTTTCTGATCGCCACATCTAGTATACACCAACATCAAATTAGGAAGAGAATCTCATAATTATAGAACAAGAAAGGACTCAAAATGAAGAAAACCAAAGGGGAGTCTCACTTATTTGGGATTGGATAGTATGGATATTTGGCCCTGAGCATCTCAACTATCTCAGACCAGTGAGCGACGCTGCTCGAACAAACAAGCCTTCCTGAGGCTCTGCTATCCTCCATTGCCAGAATGTGGCCGAGGACCACATCATCAATGTGAACAAATCCTACTGCCATGTTTGGATAATCAGGGCAATCTCCTGGATGTCGATGACCAAATTGGATTATAAATAAGATAAACAAGTGTATCATATGTTTATGATATCACGAAACCAGTAAGAACGTGATATCtgaacatatatatacatgcttTGAGCTAGGATTACATGTTCAACCTTTTAACAACGAGAGTATCATAAGGAGGGTGCTTGTGGGCTGTGGCGCAAGCAATGGTCCGACAACAAAAGATGGGTTCACGACCACAAGATCGAGTTGAAAATCCTTGGATAGTCTCCAGGCCTCTTTCTCAGCGAGCGTCTTCGCATAAGCATACCACAGCTGCCATTCAAATAAATACGTATCTAATAATCCAATTCGAATGATGAATTGATGCTGTTTAATCTAAGCGATAGCACAGTGCGGGCAACTAAAGTCCCAATTAAAGTCATCCTACTCGAGCAATAACACAGGATACTGAATGGTATTTCCATTCTATTCCACCATTCAAACTCCAATCTGTGCATGAAGTGTGGAGTAGAGGGCGAAGCATTTCACATCAGATACTAGTAGAGACTATTTAGACCAAAATACTAAAAGGAAGATGAAGCATTACGCTGTATCTCTTGCAGTAGTCTAAGTCACTCCAGATCGACTCATCGAGCGGGGAAGCCTGAGTAGCATCGTCTCGATACCTGATGGAAGAGCATGAAGAGGTGAGCACAACACGGCGCACGGAACTCGCTTTAGAGCAGGATTTGAGCACATTTGCTGTGCCTTTCACGGCTGGATTAATTAACTTTTCCTGCGAACAATTTTGACATGATGAATTATAACAAAGCAATCAAATTAAAGAAAGGTCTCATATAAAGGAATATTAGATATAGGGGATATATAGCAGCGTTATATCTACCGTTGAGTGCTGGATATAGTCAGTATAGCTTATGAGTTTTTCTCCTATAATTAACAATGCTCAGCCACAGAGCAGAGGAAGCGCTCAAAAAAGGATCAGAAAGACTTTCAAAAACCACTTAGGTGCCAATATTTCTAGCTGAGGACAAGGGATCTACCTTTTTAGATTTATAAGAAGAACTTAGATACGACCATTAATTTGGATCTACCTCGATGTTTGGGTCATTGGAAACAAAAACAGGGCACGCCGTGTGGAAGACTCCATCAACCCCGTTCACGGCCTCGTCAAAACTTCCCTCCACCAGTAGATCAGCCTTCACCAACCTGAGCCTCTCCTCGGCTCCATCCAAGCTCCGCAGAAACCCGACCCTGGACTCATCC
It includes:
- the LOC103712916 gene encoding tetraketide alpha-pyrone reductase 2, giving the protein MPEYCVTGGTGFIAAYLVKELLARGYTVRATVRDPGDESRVGFLRSLDGAEERLRLVKADLLVEGSFDEAVNGVDGVFHTACPVFVSNDPNIEEKLINPAVKGTANVLKSCSKASSVRRVVLTSSCSSIRYRDDATQASPLDESIWSDLDYCKRYSLWYAYAKTLAEKEAWRLSKDFQLDLVVVNPSFVVGPLLAPQPTSTLLMILSLLKGDCPDYPNMAVGFVHIDDVVLGHILAMEDSRASGRLVCSSSVAHWSEIVEMLRAKYPYYPIPNKCGDQKGNSNPHSMDTTKIRELGFPRFKTLPQMFDDCIKSFQEKKFL